CCCGCCGACCAGCGAACGGCCGAGCAGAAGTCCTCCCCGGCGGCTTCACCGTCGTACTGAACTGAGCGCCTCCAAACACCAGTCAGCAACGAACTCCAGCGCCAAACCCCTCTGCTGGAAGAGCTGCCGACTGTCGGCCTGCTGGTGGTACGCGCGATGAGCCGCGTCCCCCGCCTGCCCCAGCAGCGCCGGCAGCAACCAGGCGTACTTCACCCCCGACGCCATCACCGCCAGCCGCACCTGATCGGCCGCACCGCTCCATCCACCTTCGCGCAGCCCGTCGAGGTACTCATCGATGCAGGTCTCGGCCAACTCCTGGATCCGCTCCGCCGGCCAGAACAGATCGAACACGGCATCCGGGATGTGATTGCCGAGATCCTCACCCAGCGCGCCGTCCCCCGTGAACGCCCAGTCCAGCAAGGCGATCTCCCCACCCGGCCGGCGAATCAAGTTGCTCACCCAGAGATCCAAATGACACCGCCGCCGCGGCAGCCCTTCGACCAGCGTCAGAAGACTGTTGCGCTCGGCAACAAGCTGGCCCCACTTCTCCCGCAGCCCCTCCGGCCAGTGCTCCGCCACCAACGGCCGACCCCACGCGTCATCGTCGTCCAGCAGCCCCCACGGAACCACCCGGCTGGTCGAGTAGTCCCGCAAGAACCCCACCGACGTCCACCCAACCGCCTCACTCGGCCGAGCCTGCCACCGCCCACACGCCCGCGCGACCGCCCCATGATCCCCCAACGAGAACCCGGTCCCCGGCGTACCGACGACGTCCTCCAGCCACAACACCGCCCCACCGTCGTACTCATCGATCTCAGCCTCCGGCAGCCAGAGCCCAGCCTCCCGCAACCGCTCCCGCAGCCCGCCGTCCCGGTAAACCTCAACTTCCCGCCGCCAGTAATTCCAGTGCCGAGGCTCCACCGACCCCACCCAAGAGGCCGCCCGCTCATCGCCCCGGTCAGGTCCTTCGCCTCCCGCCCCCGGCTCGCGAAGCTCCTTGCGGATGACCGTCCTGCCACCCACATCCGTCACCCGCTCAACCGAAGCGGTAACCGCGTTCAACGGATTGTGCCGCAGCGACGTACGGAACGCTGGTTGCTCACTCACCCCACTCATCCAACCAGCAAGACAAGTAGCCCAGAACGCGAATACGGGACCCAACACCAACCGACCGCTCTGACGCCCCTCGAAAGCTGTGCCCCCCTCCCAGCCCTGCCATCTACTCCTACCGCCCCGGCCCTCACGCACCTGCACGCCCGACCACCATCCAGCGCCCCCGCATTCCACCCACCCTCCCGATGACCGCGCGGTGCACCCGGACCCCGTGGGCCCGGCGCCCGCCCCGACCCATCCCTGCGCCCGCCCCCGACCCGCCCTGGCGCCAGAGCCGCCGCGCACCAACCCCACGCCATCTGCAGTGGCACCCAAGTCCCCAACTCCCCGCAGGCAGCACCACCGCTACCGCAACAATCACCTCCACCTCCTCCTTTCGCCTCGACCACCGTGATCACCACCACCGCGATTGCCTAACACCACCACAGCGATTGCCTACCACCACCACCGCGACGCCTACCACCACCGCGACGCCCGCCGGGCACCGCGAACACGACCGCCAGCACCTAGCCTCCGGTGCGCGGCTGGTTCACGCCCGGGCCGCGTACGCCGGACGGGCCATGGGCCCGCATCGGTCGGGCTGTGTAGACCGAGTTGCATCAGCTGAGCTGCGCCCCCAAGTCGGCTACGCCAGTTCGGGCTACGTGCCACGGACTGAGTCTGCCGAGCTGCTGGGCTCGAGCCGCCGATGCTCGGCCGACTCGCACTCGGCCCGGGCCACCGGGCCACCAGGGCTTGCGGGTTGTGCAACCGAGCCTGCATCAGCGAGCGGCGCCTCCGAGCATCGTCGTCGGCGCCGTGTCAGCTCCGGTTGCATGGCATGAGGCGGGTCAGCCGATCTGCTTGAGGTTGACCCGGCGGTCTGTCTACTCGCCGGGCCAGTGCCCGGCCAGTAGACAGATCAGCATCTCGGGTTTGGCTGTTGGGTCTTAGCTGGTCCGCTCAACCGCGGACGCAGGGCTGGCTCGCCCTGGTCCCGACGGCTGGGCCGCAGGCCGAGCCGTCGCCCGAGCCCGCAGCCTCAGCCGAGTTCCAGGGCGGTGCAGACCCAGCGGCCTCGGCGGATCTCCAGGCGTAGGGCCATTGCTCGGGAGCGGCCGCTGGTGCGGAGGTGGGCGGCTACCTCGGCTACGCCGTCCTCGGGGCGGCAGACGTGGACCGAGCGGACTGAGCTGCGCTCCTTCGTCGCCCGCTTTCCGGCGGTGGTTGTCAGTCCGAGCAGGCGCACCCGGCGGTGCACGTCGACGTACACGGCAGTGTCCGTCCAGCGGGTCAGCTGGCTGACCGGCCGGTCCCCGCCGATGGTCTCGGCGATCGCCTGGGCCAGCAGGGTCGCCCACATGCGGACATCCGGCAGCGCAGGGCTGACCGGTACCAGCCGCAGCGTCGGCCGGGCAGGAGCGGCCAGCTCCTCGTCGGCCTCGTACTGCAGCGCCAAAGCGCCCTGGGTCGGCACAACCTCCTGCGGCTTCCGGAGCGCGGTTGCGCCGGTCGGATAGGTCTGCGGCGCGTTGCGCTCTGCCAGGACGCCGCCCCTCGTGGGTGCATCGTCGACGCTGACCGTCGGCGCCTGGTCCTGGGAGGTGGAGGTCTGGGGGACGGCGGTGAGGTTTCGTCGGGTAGTCATGTCACTTCTCCTGAGGGGTCTGCGGCACGGGACGGTCGAGGGAGGCCGGCGACTGGAGTACCTGGCCGGGGAGGAGCAGATCGGGGTCTGGACCGATCACTGCGCGGTTCGCGGCGTACCAGTGCGGCCAGCGGGCGGCGATCGCGGATTCCGAAGCGCCGGCGCCGAGTTCGGCGGCGGCGATGGACCAGAGCGACTCACCGCGCAGTACGACGTGCCGACCGCTTTCGAGATCCGTGTACCGAACCGGCGCTCCGTCGGTGGGCCGGTCCGGCACCCGAATGCCGGGCTCACCAGCCCGAGGCCCAACCGGCTCACCGGTCCGAGCGGTTCCACCGAGCCGAGTTGTTCCCGGCTCACCGGTCCGAGCGGTTCCGCCGGGCCGAGTTGTTCCCGGCTCGCCAGCCCGAGCGGTTCCGCCCGGCTGGGTCGTTCCCGACTCACCAGCCCTGGCCGGGCCGCCGGGCTGAGTCGCCGTCGGATCGCCGGCGCGCGCCGGTCCACCCGGGTTGGTCGTCGGCGGGTGCTCGCTCCGGCCGAGCCCGTCGGTCCGCTGACCAGCAACCGGGTCCCCGGACAGGTCTGAAGCTGCGTCTCCGCGCCGAGTCGAACCGGGCAGCGTCGTACCGGCTTCACCAGCCAACTGGTCGCCGGCCTGAGCCTCGGCCTGCTCGCCGACCCGACCCGTCCCCGCTCCGGACCGTGTGCCGGCCGACTCACCCGGCCGGGACGTCGCCGACTCACCCGGCCGGGAAGCCGCCTGCTCGCCCGGCCCGGCCGATGCCTGCTCACCGGGCAGGGACGACGCCTGGTCACCCGGTCGCGCGACACCTTCACCGCCTGGCCGATCGCCCGTACGAGTAGTCGACGAATCGCTCGGACCGGGAGTCGCCGGACCGTCGGGCCGCGTCGTACCGGCCTTCGCGCTCGGCTTGCCGATCTCAAGCTTCGAGCTCGGCTCGTACTGCGGACGGCCCGCGCTCTGAACCGGCGGGTCGGTCAGGCGGATCGTCGAGGGCTTCTCCGTGAGCCGCCACTCGTTCGGTGAGATCGGCTGGTCGAGGCGGACAGTCGACGAAGGCTCAGTCGCGCGCCAGGCGGCACCGGAGGTCGTCGTGTGCTGCGGCGGGTTGGCCGGCGACGCGTGTGCGACGCCGATGGTCAGCGGAGTGACGGCCGCAACTCCGAGCGCCGAGCGGAGCAGCGTCCGCGAGGTCTGCGAGGTGATCCGTCCGGCCAGGGCGGCCCCAGCGCGACCCAGTACGCCGGGCGCCTGCTCGAGCACCGTCGCGAGGACGGCGAGCAGCAACCACGCGTACGCCGTCCAGGCGACCGCGGCGACCGCGACGAACGCCATCGAGATCAGGTCCCGCGTCGAGGCCTCAGCCATGGCTCCGGCGGTCACCCAGCGCAGGGCGAAGCCGGCGCCCGTGAGCGCACCCAGCGCGATCAGCGCCTTGAGTCCCCGGATCATCGCGTTCATCTACTTTCGCCCTCGATCTATGCGTTTGCGTTAGTTTGCCTTGGCTTGACCAATATAGACCGCTCTCAGCAGGGTTTGGCAAGTCGAAAGCGTGCCCGGTAGCGACGGAGAGTGGTCATCGAGCACGGAGAGTGCTGGTGAGCGCTCGAGCGGGTAGGTTCGAGCGCATGCGTCTGGATGCTCTGTTCGAGGACCTGGAGTCGCAGTTCGCGGCGCTCCAGGACGGTGACCTGTACGGCGAGGTCGCCGAGCGGATCCGGGCCGAGGTCGGCAAGATCACGCTGCTCGACCGGCTGCGCGGAGCGGTCGGCACGATCGTGCGGGTCGAGCTGACGCACGCCGAGCCGGTTCAGGGCGAACTGGTCCGCGTTGGCAAGGACTGCGTGCTCCTGGAGGCCGAACGCTTCGAGGAATGGCTGATCCCTGTCGAGGCCCTGACGTCGGTCCACGGCCTCGGCCCCTGGGCGGAACCGGCCGAAGGCGCCGTCGCCGCCAAGCTCGGCCTAGCCCACCTGCTCCGCGGGATCGCCCGCGACC
The Kribbella italica DNA segment above includes these coding regions:
- a CDS encoding Rv3235 family protein, which codes for MTTRRNLTAVPQTSTSQDQAPTVSVDDAPTRGGVLAERNAPQTYPTGATALRKPQEVVPTQGALALQYEADEELAAPARPTLRLVPVSPALPDVRMWATLLAQAIAETIGGDRPVSQLTRWTDTAVYVDVHRRVRLLGLTTTAGKRATKERSSVRSVHVCRPEDGVAEVAAHLRTSGRSRAMALRLEIRRGRWVCTALELG
- a CDS encoding aminoglycoside phosphotransferase codes for the protein MEPRHWNYWRREVEVYRDGGLRERLREAGLWLPEAEIDEYDGGAVLWLEDVVGTPGTGFSLGDHGAVARACGRWQARPSEAVGWTSVGFLRDYSTSRVVPWGLLDDDDAWGRPLVAEHWPEGLREKWGQLVAERNSLLTLVEGLPRRRCHLDLWVSNLIRRPGGEIALLDWAFTGDGALGEDLGNHIPDAVFDLFWPAERIQELAETCIDEYLDGLREGGWSGAADQVRLAVMASGVKYAWLLPALLGQAGDAAHRAYHQQADSRQLFQQRGLALEFVADWCLEALSSVRR
- a CDS encoding LysM peptidoglycan-binding domain-containing protein; protein product: MNAMIRGLKALIALGALTGAGFALRWVTAGAMAEASTRDLISMAFVAVAAVAWTAYAWLLLAVLATVLEQAPGVLGRAGAALAGRITSQTSRTLLRSALGVAAVTPLTIGVAHASPANPPQHTTTSGAAWRATEPSSTVRLDQPISPNEWRLTEKPSTIRLTDPPVQSAGRPQYEPSSKLEIGKPSAKAGTTRPDGPATPGPSDSSTTRTGDRPGGEGVARPGDQASSLPGEQASAGPGEQAASRPGESATSRPGESAGTRSGAGTGRVGEQAEAQAGDQLAGEAGTTLPGSTRRGDAASDLSGDPVAGQRTDGLGRSEHPPTTNPGGPARAGDPTATQPGGPARAGESGTTQPGGTARAGEPGTTRPGGTARTGEPGTTRLGGTARTGEPVGPRAGEPGIRVPDRPTDGAPVRYTDLESGRHVVLRGESLWSIAAAELGAGASESAIAARWPHWYAANRAVIGPDPDLLLPGQVLQSPASLDRPVPQTPQEK